One stretch of Harmonia axyridis chromosome 1, icHarAxyr1.1, whole genome shotgun sequence DNA includes these proteins:
- the LOC123671216 gene encoding uncharacterized protein LOC123671216 codes for MFVKLVVLASAVAYASAVWNGPLAGGVPAHQYPAGVSPQACPNFPNCANPAVAANPNAPAPNAWAQPQPAWNQGNQWNQGNQWNPAPVPQWNGGGQNALDRGEYIGDGDYHGEGLREAGAYGRVDGPETWTNPQQNQWNQGGQWNPQPAAHAIPAQIPAGVDPGSCPNYPFCH; via the exons ATGTTTGTAAAACTG GTAGTATTGGCTTCAGCGGTGGCCTACGCCTCAGCAGTATGGAATGGACCCCTTGCAGGTGGTGTACCAGCTCACCAATACCCAGCCGGTGTAAGTCCCCAAGCCTGCCCCAATTTCCCAAACTGCGCCAACCCTGCAGTAGCAGCTAATCCAAATGCCCCAGCTCCAAACGCATGGGCACAACCTCAACCTGCATGGAACCAAGGAAACCAATGGAACCAAGGTAACCAATGGAACCCAGCTCCAGTCCCACAATGGAACGGAGGTGGTCAGAATGCTTTGGACAGAGGCGAATACATCGGAGATGGAGATTACCATGGTGAAGGGCTTCGTGAAGCTGGTGCTTACGGAAGAGTAGATG GCCCTGAAACTTGGACTAACCCACAACAAAATCAGTGGAACCAAGGTGGTCAATGGAACCCACAACCAGCTGCTCATGCCATCCCAGCTCAAATTCCTGCTGGAGTTGACCCAGGATCATGCCCTAACTATCCTTTCTGTCACTAG
- the LOC123671215 gene encoding probable deoxyuridine 5'-triphosphate nucleotidohydrolase has product MTSISAIYRSVRIVDLLSSNLFASQIKQFSINKKFLSCDTMSSCVLKFSKILPEANNPVKGSTKAAGYDLKSAVECVVPPRGKALVDTGLVIELPEGCYGRVAPRSGLAVKSFIDVGAGVIDEDYRGPLKVVLFNHGEEPFTVNVGDRIAQLICERIYYPELQEVEHKELVKTVRGDQGFGSTGIN; this is encoded by the exons ATGACTTCTATTTCTGCAATTTACAGATCTGTTAGAATTGTTGACCTCCTCAGTAGTAATCTCTTTGCTAGTCAAATTAAACAGTTTAGTATTAATAAAAAGTTCCTTTCTTGTGATACAATGAGTTCCTGCGTCctaaaattctcaaaaattttaccTGAGGCTAACAATCCGGTAAAAGGGTCCACAAAGGCAGCAGGATACGACCTGAAAAGTGCCGTAGAATGTGTTGTTCCTCCACGCGGAAAAGCCCTAGTAGACACCGGTCTTGTAATAGAACTTCCTGAAGGATGCTATGGAAGAGTAGCTCCTAGATCTGGGTTAGCAGTTAAAAGTTTTATTGATGTCGGAG CTGGTGTTATTGATGAAGATTACCGAGGACCTCTCAAAGTTGTCTTGTTCAATCATGGGGAAGAACCATTTACAGTAAATGTTGGTGATCGAATAGCTCAACTTATTTGTGAAAGAATTTACTACCCAGAGCTACAAGAAGTTGAACATAAG GAACTGGTGAAGACTGTAAGAGGTGATCAAGGTTTTGGTTCAACTGGTATAAAttaa
- the LOC123671217 gene encoding LOW QUALITY PROTEIN: uncharacterized protein LOC123671217 (The sequence of the model RefSeq protein was modified relative to this genomic sequence to represent the inferred CDS: substituted 1 base at 1 genomic stop codon), which produces MRSILFTVFFIYLAKETSALWCYECVSNTPGCGEDFNWLWHWTTVCPEDDDVCVKILEKKDSETVITRSCLSNLIGKRTDIPADRYEGCRKASVNANLARYVNNSIKELDIKRDYYDSTTWCFCFLDQRCNGSSFILPSLGLILSSILFINLXIL; this is translated from the coding sequence atgaggAGTATTTTATTTACCGTATTTTTCATCTATTTGGCCAAAGAGACATCTGCACTTTGGTGTTATGAATGTGTTTCTAATACTCCAGGATGTGGAGAAGACTTCAATTGGTTATGGCATTGGACAACAGTATGTCCGGAAGACGATGATGTTTGTGTGAAAATTTTAGAGAAAAAGGATAGTGAGACTGTGATAACTAGAAGCTGTTTGAGTAACCTAATAGGAAAACGTACTGATATACCTGCTGATAGGTATGAAGGATGCAGAAAGGCTTCAGTCAATGCAAATCTTGCAAGATATGTGAATAATAGCATTAAAGAGTTGGATATTAAAAGAGACTATTATGATTCTACTACATGGtgtttttgttttttagatCAGAGATGTAATGGTTCTTCATTTATTTTACCTTCTCTTGGGCTAATTTTGTCAAGTATTTTGTTTATTAATTTATGAATACTTTGA
- the LOC123671218 gene encoding adenosine 5'-monophosphoramidase HINT1 gives MADEVELAQNAQAGDDTIFGKILRKEIPCNFIYEDNLCVAFDDISPQAPVHYLVIPRKPITQLSKSEDSDAELLGHLLIVAKKIAQKRNLKNGFRIVINDGPIGAQSVYHLHIHVLSGRQMQWPPG, from the exons ATGGCTGACGAGGTTGAGCTAGCTCAAAATGCACAAGCTGGAGATGAtacaatatttggaaaaattttaagaaaagagATCCCATGTAATTTTATCTATGAGGATAATTTG tgCGTTGCTTTTGATGATATCAGTCCACAAGCTCCAGTCCATTATTTGGTAATTCCAAGAAAACCTATTACCCAATTGTCCAAATCGGAAGATTCAGACGCTGAACTCCTAGGTCATTTACTGATAGTAGCTAAAAAAATCGCCCAAAAAAGAAATCTGAAGAATGGTTTTCGTATTGTTATCAATGATGGACCTATAGGAGCCCAATCTGTTTATCATCTTCATATACATGTTTTGTCTGGAAGACAAATGCAATGGCCACCAGGTTAA
- the LOC123671214 gene encoding mothers against decapentaplegic homolog 3: MTSMLSSFTPPVVKRLLGWKKGLDADDKWCEKAVKSLVKKLKKSGALEELERAISSQNQNTKCVTIPRIRPNELNQQRKGLPHVIYCRLWRWPDLTSHHELRPLDHCEWGYNHRKDLDEICVNPFHYTRIETPSLPAILVPRHTIDENNVFPHSLEDLSTSVPENTSFPHNTTSLSLSLQHSGGYMDVGIIPNGIESPHNSAPPTESPPPGYMSEDGDPMDPNDNMSLPRISPSPPVDAQPVLYCEPAFWCSISYYELNTRVGETFHASQPSITVDGFTDPSNSERFCLGLLSNVNRNSVVEQTRRHIGKGVRLYYIGGEVFAECLSDSSIFVQSPNCNKRYGWHPATVCKIPPGCNLKIFNNQEFAALLSQSVSEGFEAVYHLTRMCTIRMSFVKGWGAEYRRQTVTSTPCWIELHLNGPLQWLDRVLTQMGSPRLPCSSMS, encoded by the exons ATGACTTCGATGCTTTCGTCATTTACTCCACCAGTAGTTAAGCGACTGTTAGGCTGGAAAAAAGGCCTAGACGCAGATGACAAATGGTGTGAAAAGGCAGTCAAAAGTTTAGTGAAAAAGCTGAAAAAGTCAGGTGCTCTTGAGGAACTTGAAAGAGCGATATCTTCACAAAATCAAAACACAAAATGTGTAACTATTCCCAG GATTCGTCCGAATGAATTGAATCAACAGAGGAAAGGACTACCTCATGTGATATACTGTCGATTATGGAGATGGCCAGATCTCACTTCACATCATGAACTAAGACCATTGGATCACTGTGAATGGGGCTACAATCACAGAAAAGACCTTGATGAAATTTGTGTTAATCCATTTCACTATACAAGAATAGAGACACCAT CATTGCCAGCAATTCTGGTGCCTCGTCATACAATTGATGAAAACAATGTTTTTCCACATTCTCTGGAAGATTTAAGTACCTCAGTTCCCGAAAATACCTCGTTTCCTCATAATACCACTAGTCTAAG tttatctTTACAACATTCTGGTGGCTATATGGATGTTGGAATCATTCCAAATGGCATTGAATCTCCGCACAACTCTGCTCCACCAACTGAGAGTCCGCCTCCAGGATATATGTCGGAAGACGGAGATCCAATGGATCCTAACGATAATATGA gctTGCCCAGAATATCTCCCAGTCCTCCAGTTGATGCTCAACCAGTACTATACTGTGAACCAGCCTTCTGGTGTAGTATCAGCTATTATGAATTGAATACAAGGGTTGGAGAGACTTTCCATGCTAGTCAACCTTCTATCACTGTTGATGGATTTACTGATCCTAGTAATTCTGAAAG GTTTTGTTTAGGACTTTTATCCAATGTGAACCGAAACTCGGTTGTAGAACAAACAAGAAGACATATAGGAAAGGGAGTAAGACTGTATTATATTGGTGGTGAAGTTTTTGCAGAATGTTTGAGTGATTCAAGTATATTTGTTCAATCTCCCAATTGCAATAAGAGGTATGGTTGGCACCCTGCAACTGTCTGCAAAATACCACCAG gctgtaatttgaaaatattcaacaacCAAGAGTTTGCGGCGCTTTTATCACAGTCTGTTAGTGAAGGATTTGAAGCAGTTTATCATCTAACAAGAATGTGCACCATCAGAATGTCATTTGTCAAGGGATGGGGTGCAGAATACAG GAGGCAAACAGTAACCTCGACTCCTTGTTGGATAGAATTGCACTTGAATGGACCTTTGCAATGGCTTGACAGAGTTCTAACGCAGATGGGTTCCCCAAGGTTACCGTGCAGCTCGATGTCATAA